A genomic window from Paenibacillus sp. FSL K6-0276 includes:
- a CDS encoding glycoside hydrolase family 3 N-terminal domain-containing protein yields the protein MKDQQLMSLLNQMTLEEKIAQLQQLAANFYEGAEEGGQITGPMASMGITDHMVESSGSVLGLSGAAQVIAVQEAHLRKNRLGIPLLMMADIVHGFKTIFPVPLAIGCSWDMERAELSAEIAAKEAAVSGVHVTFAPMADLVRDPRWGRVMESTGEDPYLNGRFARAFVRGFQGSDLTGDVNRLAACVKHFAAYGLSEGGRDYNTVDLSERQLREYYLPAYRAALDEGAEMVMTSFNTIDGIPISGNVKLLRQLLREEWGFDGVLISDWGAVKELIPHGVAEDEAEAALKAIKASVDIEMMTECYVHQLPTLVADGQVDESIIDEAVLRILKLKQRLGLFENPLRGADVEKEREVIFCEDHRTAARELAIKSCVLLKNDLVLPLAADQRVALIGPFAKSGDILGPWSWLGSTEEASRLATVMKTRAGAGKITVAEGSGIDSFTEEQWLEAKAAALEADVIVLALGEHSEMSGEAGSRSDIRLPEAQRELLQRMKTLDKPIVVVLFNGRPLDLSGVIENADAILEAWFPGSEGGVAITSLLYGDENPSGRLTMSFPVSVGQIPVYYNHFNTGRPLAPGADKRYVSQYLDIPNEPFLPFGFGLSYTTFSYSEPILSGEIMTKDQPIKVTVTVTNTGNVQGEEVVQLYIRDISGEVVRPMKELKDFAKISLSPGESREVSFTLTEEQLCYYHSDLSFSSDSGQFKLFVGPNSQEVKERDFRLTLA from the coding sequence ATGAAAGACCAGCAACTGATGTCGCTGTTGAACCAGATGACGCTTGAAGAGAAGATTGCTCAATTGCAGCAGCTTGCCGCTAATTTCTATGAAGGAGCGGAAGAGGGAGGGCAAATCACTGGCCCTATGGCATCCATGGGGATTACGGATCACATGGTCGAGAGCAGTGGTTCTGTACTTGGACTTTCGGGCGCAGCGCAAGTCATTGCGGTTCAGGAAGCTCATTTACGTAAAAATAGATTGGGTATACCACTATTGATGATGGCGGATATCGTGCATGGCTTTAAGACGATTTTTCCGGTGCCACTGGCAATTGGTTGTTCGTGGGATATGGAGCGAGCGGAGCTGAGTGCCGAGATTGCGGCTAAAGAAGCGGCAGTCTCCGGTGTGCACGTCACTTTCGCACCAATGGCGGATCTTGTACGGGATCCGCGCTGGGGAAGAGTGATGGAATCTACCGGTGAAGATCCTTATTTGAATGGTAGGTTTGCCCGTGCGTTTGTACGCGGATTTCAGGGTAGTGATTTGACGGGTGACGTTAACCGTCTGGCAGCTTGCGTTAAGCACTTTGCCGCCTATGGTCTATCCGAAGGCGGACGGGATTATAATACGGTGGATTTATCAGAACGTCAGCTACGGGAATATTATCTGCCAGCCTACCGTGCAGCGCTGGATGAGGGCGCAGAAATGGTTATGACTTCGTTCAATACGATTGACGGGATTCCGATAAGCGGAAACGTTAAGCTACTTCGTCAGCTACTGCGTGAGGAATGGGGCTTTGACGGTGTCTTGATCTCGGATTGGGGCGCGGTGAAGGAACTGATCCCGCATGGTGTCGCTGAAGATGAGGCTGAGGCAGCACTAAAAGCCATCAAAGCTAGCGTGGATATCGAGATGATGACGGAATGTTATGTGCACCAATTGCCAACTCTTGTAGCTGATGGACAGGTGGACGAAAGCATCATTGACGAAGCCGTACTTCGTATTTTGAAATTGAAGCAAAGATTGGGCTTGTTTGAGAATCCGTTACGTGGGGCAGATGTGGAGAAAGAGCGTGAGGTAATCTTCTGTGAAGATCACCGGACAGCAGCGCGAGAACTAGCGATTAAATCTTGCGTACTACTCAAGAATGATCTGGTTCTGCCGCTTGCTGCAGATCAGCGGGTTGCGCTAATAGGACCGTTTGCTAAAAGCGGAGATATTCTTGGACCGTGGTCCTGGTTGGGTTCAACAGAAGAGGCCAGCCGACTTGCCACAGTAATGAAAACTCGTGCTGGTGCGGGTAAGATTACCGTTGCAGAAGGCTCCGGAATAGATAGCTTTACAGAAGAGCAGTGGCTGGAGGCGAAAGCGGCAGCACTGGAAGCTGATGTGATTGTGCTGGCGCTCGGTGAACATTCGGAGATGAGTGGAGAAGCGGGAAGTCGTTCAGATATCCGCTTGCCGGAAGCGCAGCGTGAGCTTTTGCAACGTATGAAGACGCTGGATAAGCCTATTGTGGTGGTGTTGTTTAACGGACGACCACTGGATCTAAGTGGTGTGATCGAGAACGCGGATGCCATTCTGGAAGCTTGGTTCCCAGGAAGCGAGGGCGGTGTGGCGATTACTAGTCTTCTTTATGGGGACGAGAATCCTTCAGGAAGATTGACTATGTCTTTCCCTGTATCTGTTGGACAAATTCCAGTCTATTACAATCATTTCAATACTGGACGTCCTCTTGCACCGGGTGCGGACAAACGTTATGTCTCACAATATCTGGACATTCCTAATGAGCCGTTTCTGCCATTTGGTTTCGGTCTAAGTTATACGACATTTAGCTACAGTGAACCGATCCTTTCCGGAGAAATAATGACGAAGGATCAGCCCATTAAGGTAACTGTTACGGTGACCAATACTGGCAATGTGCAAGGAGAAGAGGTAGTGCAGCTCTACATCCGAGACATTTCAGGAGAAGTCGTCAGACCGATGAAGGAGCTGAAAGACTTCGCTAAGATCAGTCTCTCCCCGGGAGAAAGCCGGGAAGTGAGCTTTACACTTACGGAAGAACAGCTTTGTTACTATCATAGCGATTTAAGCTTTAGCAGTGATTCGGGACAATTCAAATTGTTCGTAGGTCCTAATAGCCAAGAGGTTAAAGAACGAGATTTTCGCTTAACATTAGCTTAA
- a CDS encoding serine hydrolase, with protein MINMARFEAQIRERGLNVFNVRVLQNGTLVGKVDLAEDIRRLQHSVSKSFTCMAVGLAIEEGKLTLDTTLKDVFPDYAFTHKEALPSMQPGELTLFDLLRMSTGHDSPPFWAEERLALKDIDWIQHYLSLSLDRPPGEQFTYSSGDTIMISAMVQARIGQTVKDYLIPRLFAPLGIENVDWATTPQGITLGCAGLQINTEELSRFGQLLLQKGMWQGQQLIPAAWIDFITQKQIENDGSGDWGQGYGCQFWLCSHDAYRADGAHGQFCLVAPDAQVVIAINSLEDNMQAILDTVWEEIWPLL; from the coding sequence ATGATAAACATGGCTCGCTTCGAAGCTCAGATCCGCGAACGTGGATTGAACGTGTTCAATGTCCGTGTGCTTCAAAACGGAACTCTTGTAGGGAAAGTGGATCTCGCAGAGGATATCCGGCGCTTGCAGCATTCTGTTAGCAAATCTTTTACATGCATGGCGGTGGGCCTGGCCATCGAAGAAGGAAAGCTAACACTAGATACAACACTAAAAGATGTGTTTCCGGATTACGCATTTACTCATAAAGAGGCCCTTCCCTCCATGCAACCTGGGGAATTGACCTTGTTTGATTTACTGCGTATGAGTACAGGGCATGATTCCCCTCCATTTTGGGCTGAAGAGAGATTAGCCTTAAAGGATATAGACTGGATACAACATTATTTGTCTCTGTCTTTAGACAGACCTCCTGGGGAACAGTTTACCTACAGCAGTGGGGATACCATTATGATCTCTGCAATGGTTCAGGCCCGTATCGGACAAACCGTAAAAGATTACCTCATTCCCCGTCTCTTTGCCCCACTAGGCATAGAAAATGTCGATTGGGCAACGACCCCACAAGGGATCACCCTCGGTTGTGCCGGACTTCAGATCAACACGGAAGAACTAAGTCGATTTGGACAGCTTCTTTTGCAAAAAGGAATGTGGCAGGGGCAGCAGCTTATTCCTGCAGCTTGGATCGATTTTATCACGCAAAAGCAGATCGAAAACGATGGGAGCGGCGATTGGGGGCAAGGTTACGGCTGTCAATTCTGGCTGTGCTCTCACGATGCTTATCGTGCCGACGGCGCTCACGGTCAATTCTGCCTTGTTGCCCCGGATGCTCAAGTGGTGATTGCCATTAACAGTTTGGAAGATAATATGCAAGCTATTCTAGACACCGTCTGGGAGGAAATCTGGCCGCTTTTATAA
- a CDS encoding LacI family DNA-binding transcriptional regulator: MNIKDIARLSGVGIATVSRVINNSGVVSDATRAKVMAVVREHNYIPNGNASNLKKTRSNTIALMVKGIANPFFADMIKEVERQVNLRGCPLLIQHVEDGVDEINAALQLVKEKNLYGVIFMGGTYDHSEEKFKQLPIPFVLTTITTTKDVDPAVFSSVIIDDMQESYKAVSYLISLGHRNICFLARFPLVQHTTGNRRLMGYIKALEEHGIEYDASMVEDCEYSPSSGFTATKRLLNKKKDITAVFAASDTIAIGAAKALLSLGLSIPNDISIIGFDGIEMAEYYHPSLDTISQPGVDMAKASVEILFDLISGQSENKHVVFESVLVKRGSCKKINK, translated from the coding sequence ATGAATATAAAGGATATTGCAAGGCTATCAGGAGTTGGTATCGCCACAGTCTCCAGGGTAATTAATAACTCAGGTGTCGTAAGTGATGCAACTAGAGCTAAAGTAATGGCTGTTGTTAGAGAGCATAATTATATTCCGAATGGAAATGCGAGCAATCTGAAGAAAACGCGTTCTAATACGATAGCGCTTATGGTTAAGGGAATTGCAAACCCATTTTTTGCAGACATGATCAAAGAAGTAGAGCGTCAAGTGAATTTACGTGGCTGCCCACTTTTGATCCAGCATGTAGAAGATGGAGTGGATGAGATCAATGCTGCTCTGCAGCTAGTGAAAGAAAAGAATTTATACGGCGTAATCTTTATGGGTGGAACATATGACCATTCCGAAGAGAAGTTCAAACAATTGCCGATCCCATTCGTTCTGACTACCATCACGACTACAAAGGATGTTGATCCTGCCGTATTCTCCAGTGTGATCATTGATGATATGCAAGAGTCTTATAAAGCTGTGAGCTATCTGATCTCACTCGGACACCGAAATATTTGCTTTTTGGCCAGATTTCCTTTGGTTCAGCATACGACCGGAAACCGACGTCTTATGGGCTATATCAAGGCGCTTGAGGAACACGGGATCGAGTATGATGCGTCCATGGTAGAGGATTGTGAATATAGTCCAAGTTCCGGCTTTACGGCTACGAAAAGACTGCTCAATAAGAAAAAAGACATCACCGCTGTATTCGCCGCATCAGATACAATTGCTATCGGAGCTGCCAAAGCTTTATTGTCTTTGGGTCTATCGATTCCAAATGATATTTCGATCATCGGATTTGACGGTATAGAGATGGCAGAATATTATCACCCATCGCTGGATACGATTAGCCAACCTGGGGTGGATATGGCGAAAGCCAGTGTTGAAATTCTGTTTGACCTGATTTCGGGACAATCGGAGAACAAACATGTGGTATTCGAGTCTGTTTTGGTTAAGCGGGGATCTTGTAAGAAGATTAATAAATAA
- a CDS encoding alpha/beta hydrolase family protein: MALLTVETGSPTLRMTTSISIISPVDSGNTTGGTLYLLHGAGDNASTWYRLTTIEQYANKYGCTVIMPQVGRSYYTDMEYGLGYFHYVTQELPELCGRMMRLDDDPQKTYVAGLSMGGYGALKCALTYPERYSKVVSLSGVTDIQKRLNDPQMSSDMAREMMGTFGKRLQVKPDQDLYALATKSVDDKRKLPSILTCCGSEDPFVEMNREFASYMQASPYKYQYVETPGTHEWRFWEEHLKTTFDFLYN, from the coding sequence ATGGCACTTCTAACCGTTGAGACTGGTTCTCCTACCTTAAGAATGACAACGTCCATCAGTATCATCTCCCCCGTCGATTCGGGCAACACCACCGGAGGAACGCTCTATCTATTACATGGTGCTGGAGATAATGCTAGCACATGGTACAGGCTGACAACCATTGAGCAGTATGCTAACAAGTATGGCTGCACAGTCATAATGCCTCAGGTAGGCAGAAGCTATTATACAGATATGGAGTACGGACTGGGTTACTTCCACTATGTTACTCAAGAGCTTCCTGAGCTTTGTGGCCGAATGATGAGATTGGATGATGATCCGCAGAAGACGTATGTTGCCGGTCTATCGATGGGCGGATATGGGGCTCTAAAATGCGCGCTTACTTATCCCGAGCGTTACAGCAAAGTGGTTTCCTTATCGGGAGTCACAGATATTCAGAAAAGATTGAACGACCCGCAGATGTCCTCGGATATGGCGAGGGAGATGATGGGCACTTTCGGAAAACGCTTACAAGTCAAGCCTGATCAAGATCTGTATGCTTTAGCTACTAAATCGGTCGACGATAAACGTAAGTTGCCTTCGATTCTGACCTGCTGTGGTTCGGAAGATCCATTCGTGGAGATGAATCGGGAATTTGCTTCTTACATGCAGGCAAGTCCTTATAAATATCAGTATGTTGAGACCCCTGGAACTCATGAATGGAGATTCTGGGAAGAGCATCTGAAGACAACTTTTGATTTCTTGTACAACTAA